GAATCCCAAATCAATAAGCTTGAAGAGAAGTTCAAAGATTCTGGTCAAGACTTAAGCTCTTATCTCGATGGGCTTCTTTATCAGAGGTATCTTACCTATTGGGACTACATCCATTTAGATACCTTGCTTAGTATCCAAGTCCCAAGGACACACTTTCCAGATGAAGAGATATTCATCATGTACCATCAGATTACGGAACTGTATTTTAAGCTTATCCTGCACGAGCAAAAGCAAATTGTTGAGGATAAATCACAGAACCTCGATTTCTTTGTAGAAAAGGCAAATCGCATCAACAGTTACTTCCAAGCATTGATATCTTCATTTAAGATTATGATCAATGGAATGCAACGGGAACAGTTTTTGCGTTACCGTATGGCACTCCTACCTGCCAGCGGTTTTCAATCGGCGCAATACCGAATGATTGAGATTTATGCAACATCTTTGGAAAATTTGGTACATCATACAGAACGGGATTCCTTTTCCGCAAAAAATAACATTGAAGAACTTTTTGAACATATCTATTGGAAAAAAGGGGCTACCGATATTGTTACCGGAGAAAAGACATTGACACTCAAACAATTTGAGTTTCGATATACCCCTAGACTCTTACGGATATCCAATGAAGTCAAAAACAGTACTATTTATGACAAGTACCTTCAACTGCCTGCAGCATCAAGAGAAAATGAAACGCTAATAAGCGCTTTAAAAGACTTGGATGTTAACGCTAACGTTAATTGGCCATTGATGCACATGGGTTCAGCATATAGATATTTAGCCAAAGAAGGAAAGAATGTAGATGCTACTGGTGGTACCAATTGGAAAGCTTATTTGCCACCTAGTTTTCAGAAAATAATTTTTTTCCCAACTTTGCACTCAGAAGAGGAAAGAAATATGTGGGGGAAACAGTGGGTAGACCATATATTTAATCCAACGAATACGTAATCAATAACAATGCAGAAATTTTTTGGGGCACTGTTGGCACTTTTGATTGTAGTGTCATGTAAAGAAGAAAAAGTATTGGTGCAGGACACGGCGCCAGAAGAACCACTTGAAAAACAAGTTGTAAAGCACTTTGGATTTAATTTAGAGGAGTTCAATGTGGTCCACGATACTGTACGCAACGGAGATAGTTTTGGGGAGCTGATGCTAAAGAACAAAGTGGACTACCCCAAAATTTATAATATATCTGAAAATTTTAAGGATACCTTCGATGTTCGAAAAATAATGGTCGGCAAGCCATATGTGATTTTAAAGTCGAAGGACACATCAGAAGTTGCAGAAGTATTCATTTACCAAAATGATCGTATCAACTATACCGTAGTGGACTTGAGGGATAGCGTACGTGCATACAAGAGTAAAAAGAAAGTAAAGTATGTAGAACGTGAAGCTTCGGGAATCATAGAGACATCATTGTCAGAAGCAATTTTAGATCAGGGCATAGATTACAATATTACGTTGAACCTTTCCGAGATATACGCGTGGAGCATTGATTTCTTTAGATTGGAAAAAGGTGATAAATTCAAGGTAATCTATAAGGAACGCTATATCAATGATTCCATTTATGCAGGCGCAGAACCTATCGAGGCAGCTTTTTTTGAACATAAGGGGAAACCAATTTACGCCTTTGCTTATGAAGCGGATTCCCTAAAACAAATGACGGACTACTTTGATGAAGAAGCCAATAACCTACGAAGTACATTTTTAAAAGCTCCAATAAAATTTGGGTATCGATTATCATCCAGATATAACTTAAAACGAAGAATTGCATATTATGGATACAAGGTGCGACCGCACAAAGGAACGGATTATGCCGCGCCAATAGGTACTCCCATCATTGCCACCGCAGATGGAACCGTGACAGAATCAAGAAGAAGGGGCGGTAATGGCAAATATGTAAAGATCAGACATAACGGTACCTACAGCACTCAGTACCTGCACATGAGGAATCAGAAAGTGAAAAAAGGAGAGTTTGTTAGGCAAGGTGACGTAATAGGATGGGTAGGAATGACAGGAAATACAGGTGGACCCCATGTCTGTTACAGATTCTGGAAAAACGGCAGCCAAGTAGACCCGTTACGAGAAAAGTTGCCAGCGGCCGAACCTATTGCAGATTCCCTTAGAACGGATTATATAGCGACCATTACCCCTCTTAAAGCACAATTGGACTGTATCGAGTTCATGACTCCAAATCCAGAACCCAAAGAAAATTTGATAACACTTAACAAATAAAATGGCATTACCCCATATCGACCCAACTACTACAGAAGCTTGGAACGCTCTTTTAGCCCACTACAAAGAAAATAAGAACATACATCTTAAAGAATTGTTTGCCTCAGAACAAGATAGGGGCGAGAAGTTAACCATACAATGGAACGATTTTCTGATTGACTATTCGAAAAACCGTATTACTGGGAAAACACTCAAATTGTTATTTGAACTGGCTGAAGAAGTTGGTTTAAAAGATGCGGTTTCAAGTTATTTTAAGGGAGATACCATTAATCAAACAGAAGGAAGGGCAGTTTTGCATACGGCATTACGAGCTAAGCAGGACGATGAGGTGTATGTTGATGGAACGAATGTTGTCCCAGAAGTATATGAGGTAAAAGAAAA
The nucleotide sequence above comes from Flagellimonas sp. HMM57. Encoded proteins:
- a CDS encoding tryptophan 2,3-dioxygenase family protein, with the translated sequence MKHDERIESQINKLEEKFKDSGQDLSSYLDGLLYQRYLTYWDYIHLDTLLSIQVPRTHFPDEEIFIMYHQITELYFKLILHEQKQIVEDKSQNLDFFVEKANRINSYFQALISSFKIMINGMQREQFLRYRMALLPASGFQSAQYRMIEIYATSLENLVHHTERDSFSAKNNIEELFEHIYWKKGATDIVTGEKTLTLKQFEFRYTPRLLRISNEVKNSTIYDKYLQLPAASRENETLISALKDLDVNANVNWPLMHMGSAYRYLAKEGKNVDATGGTNWKAYLPPSFQKIIFFPTLHSEEERNMWGKQWVDHIFNPTNT
- a CDS encoding peptidoglycan DD-metalloendopeptidase family protein, which produces MQKFFGALLALLIVVSCKEEKVLVQDTAPEEPLEKQVVKHFGFNLEEFNVVHDTVRNGDSFGELMLKNKVDYPKIYNISENFKDTFDVRKIMVGKPYVILKSKDTSEVAEVFIYQNDRINYTVVDLRDSVRAYKSKKKVKYVEREASGIIETSLSEAILDQGIDYNITLNLSEIYAWSIDFFRLEKGDKFKVIYKERYINDSIYAGAEPIEAAFFEHKGKPIYAFAYEADSLKQMTDYFDEEANNLRSTFLKAPIKFGYRLSSRYNLKRRIAYYGYKVRPHKGTDYAAPIGTPIIATADGTVTESRRRGGNGKYVKIRHNGTYSTQYLHMRNQKVKKGEFVRQGDVIGWVGMTGNTGGPHVCYRFWKNGSQVDPLREKLPAAEPIADSLRTDYIATITPLKAQLDCIEFMTPNPEPKENLITLNK